One Leifsonia shinshuensis DNA window includes the following coding sequences:
- a CDS encoding RNA polymerase sigma factor, with amino-acid sequence MKERAHRDTSGTAELFTDAYRTHAASLLAYLRSQGVDDPEAVTQDVFVALYPRLESLSGGQDGLRALLFTIAHARVVDHHRRRSRVPAAVAYDPIADTRSTPSAEDDVVRGATGVAELLGRLTPEYREVIALRILAELTIEEVAQIMGRTPGAIKQLQRRALIALRREVAGDEERAAVAGAPIHEREGAR; translated from the coding sequence GTGAAGGAGCGCGCGCACCGCGACACCAGCGGAACCGCGGAGCTGTTCACCGACGCCTACCGCACGCACGCCGCGTCCCTCCTGGCCTACCTCCGCTCGCAGGGGGTGGACGATCCTGAGGCCGTGACGCAGGACGTGTTCGTCGCCCTCTACCCACGGCTGGAGTCGCTGTCCGGCGGCCAGGACGGCCTCAGAGCGCTGCTCTTCACGATCGCGCACGCGCGCGTGGTCGACCATCACCGCAGGCGTTCACGCGTCCCCGCCGCCGTCGCCTACGACCCGATCGCCGACACGCGCAGCACACCGTCCGCCGAGGACGATGTCGTGCGGGGCGCGACCGGCGTCGCCGAGCTGCTCGGCCGGTTGACCCCCGAGTACCGCGAGGTCATCGCCCTCCGCATCCTGGCCGAGCTCACTATCGAGGAGGTCGCCCAGATCATGGGCAGGACCCCCGGGGCGATCAAGCAGCTCCAGCGCCGCGCCCTGATCGCCCTGCGCCGGGAGGTCGCAGGCGACGAGGAGAGGGCCGCGGTGGCCGGCGCGCCCATCCATGAACGGGAGGGGGCGCGATGA
- a CDS encoding NAD-dependent epimerase/dehydratase family protein has translation MSGHVVLGGNGVAGKETVRALVRAGRSPVSVGRRPSTVDGATSATADLLDPAAVARVLDGAEVAYLVAGLPYSTRVWAQQWPVITRNVVDAALARGVRLVFLDNVYAYGALRGPMTEQTAVRPNSRKGAIRADVLRALDDAAARGLDVTIGRSADFYGPGAATSAFNMFGLAPIARGKPGTWLVDADQPHSLTYTPDLGEALAVLGTDPAARGRTWHLPTAPPLTGREYLRIAGGPSARVKVMGRGTLRIGALFSTPARETLEMAYQYEAPYVFESGAFERAFG, from the coding sequence ATGAGCGGTCACGTCGTCCTCGGCGGCAACGGCGTCGCGGGAAAGGAGACGGTGCGCGCCCTCGTCCGCGCCGGCCGGTCGCCCGTCTCGGTCGGCCGCCGCCCGTCCACCGTCGACGGCGCGACCTCCGCCACCGCCGACCTCCTCGATCCCGCCGCGGTCGCTCGCGTGCTGGACGGCGCGGAGGTCGCCTACCTGGTCGCCGGCCTCCCGTACTCGACGCGGGTGTGGGCGCAGCAGTGGCCCGTCATCACGCGGAACGTGGTCGACGCCGCGCTCGCCCGGGGCGTGCGGCTGGTGTTCCTCGACAACGTCTACGCCTACGGCGCGCTGCGCGGCCCGATGACCGAACAGACCGCCGTGCGCCCGAACAGCCGCAAGGGCGCGATCCGCGCGGACGTCCTGCGCGCACTGGACGACGCGGCCGCCCGCGGCCTGGACGTCACGATCGGCCGCAGCGCCGACTTCTACGGCCCGGGAGCCGCCACGAGCGCGTTCAACATGTTCGGCCTCGCCCCGATCGCCCGCGGCAAGCCCGGCACCTGGCTGGTGGACGCCGACCAGCCGCACTCGCTCACCTACACACCCGACCTCGGGGAGGCGCTCGCCGTGCTCGGGACGGACCCGGCGGCGCGCGGCCGCACCTGGCACCTGCCGACGGCGCCGCCGCTGACCGGCCGCGAATACCTCCGCATCGCCGGGGGGCCGTCCGCGCGCGTGAAGGTGATGGGCCGCGGGACCCTCCGGATCGGGGCGCTCTTCAGCACCCCGGCCCGCGAGACGCTGGAGATGGCGTACCAGTACGAGGCGCCGTACGTGTTCGAGTCGGGCGCCTTCGAGCGGGCGTTCGGGTGA
- a CDS encoding hemerythrin domain-containing protein, with the protein MAATPLPSSGEPPLDGPLTCDASGMIDIHRLYRHSFGEAGGLVDGVKDGDSAHADVVASQLALISTSLHAHHEGEDLKLWPAIDERAPSCALHVERMKAQHAQMLVHLTALDAALPTWRTAPGAATVEPVRTALAGINAALAEHLPDEEANIVPVMEHVVTKDEEKWFADHGRKSTPKGQQWNMLGAILAAQPDGGDVWMKKNLPGPVVLLWRWVGRPRYLRYRAALEGRPGAASAR; encoded by the coding sequence ATGGCTGCGACCCCTCTCCCCTCGTCCGGCGAGCCCCCGCTCGACGGCCCCCTCACCTGCGACGCCAGCGGGATGATCGACATCCACCGGCTCTACCGGCACTCCTTCGGCGAGGCCGGCGGGCTCGTGGACGGCGTGAAGGACGGCGACAGCGCGCACGCCGACGTGGTCGCGTCCCAGCTCGCCCTCATCTCGACCTCCCTGCACGCCCACCACGAGGGCGAGGACCTGAAGCTCTGGCCGGCGATCGACGAGCGCGCGCCGTCGTGCGCCCTCCACGTCGAGCGGATGAAGGCGCAGCACGCGCAGATGCTGGTCCACCTGACCGCACTCGACGCGGCGCTGCCGACCTGGCGGACGGCTCCCGGCGCCGCGACCGTCGAGCCGGTACGGACGGCCCTCGCCGGCATCAACGCCGCGCTCGCCGAGCACCTGCCCGACGAGGAGGCGAACATCGTCCCTGTCATGGAGCACGTGGTCACGAAGGACGAGGAGAAGTGGTTCGCCGACCACGGCCGCAAGAGCACGCCGAAGGGCCAGCAGTGGAACATGCTCGGCGCGATCCTGGCGGCGCAGCCGGACGGCGGCGATGTCTGGATGAAGAAGAACCTGCCTGGGCCGGTCGTGCTGCTGTGGCGCTGGGTCGGGCGGCCGCGGTATCTGCGTTACCGGGCGGCGCTGGAGGGGCGGCCGGGGGCGGCGTCCGCGCGCTGA
- a CDS encoding RNA polymerase subunit sigma-70: protein MTAFDEAELDGLRRGLTAFCYQFLGSPFEAEDAVQDALERSWRARDSFDPAKGSLSTWCYRIARNVCLDRLREAPRRPLPRDLQDPGLEAGAPLVPALDVPWLLPAPTGWAAVSEVEGRAERREEVRFAVTAMLQYLSPAQRGAFVLRDVIGLSAAETAAVLEVSVASANSALQRARAAIAAGVERAHPPAPGAVEGYARAIERADVAALASLVADDLVFEMPPVPDWSIGVASYRAFMERLFSWRGVEWSTAPISTGGQPGFLLYRGVGEAREPHTVQLFDGDAGGAIGHVLVYQHPRLFALFEEAAGVR from the coding sequence ATGACCGCATTCGACGAGGCAGAGCTCGACGGGCTCCGCCGCGGGCTTACGGCGTTCTGCTACCAGTTCCTCGGGTCGCCGTTCGAGGCGGAGGACGCGGTGCAGGACGCGCTGGAGCGCAGCTGGCGCGCCCGCGACTCGTTCGACCCGGCCAAGGGGTCGCTGTCGACCTGGTGCTACCGGATCGCCAGGAACGTCTGCCTCGACCGGCTGCGCGAGGCGCCGCGGCGGCCGCTGCCGCGCGACCTCCAGGACCCGGGGCTGGAGGCCGGCGCCCCGCTGGTGCCGGCGCTCGACGTGCCGTGGCTGCTGCCGGCCCCGACCGGCTGGGCGGCCGTCTCCGAGGTGGAGGGCCGTGCCGAGCGGCGCGAGGAGGTGCGGTTCGCTGTGACCGCGATGCTCCAGTACCTGTCCCCGGCGCAGCGCGGTGCGTTCGTCCTCCGAGACGTGATCGGGCTCAGCGCCGCCGAGACCGCCGCCGTGCTGGAGGTGTCTGTGGCGTCGGCGAACTCCGCCCTGCAGCGGGCGCGCGCCGCCATCGCCGCCGGCGTGGAGCGTGCCCACCCGCCCGCGCCCGGAGCCGTCGAAGGATATGCGCGGGCGATCGAGCGCGCCGACGTGGCGGCGCTGGCCTCCCTCGTCGCCGACGACCTGGTGTTCGAGATGCCGCCGGTGCCGGACTGGTCGATCGGCGTCGCGTCGTACCGGGCGTTCATGGAGCGCCTGTTCTCCTGGCGCGGCGTGGAGTGGTCCACGGCGCCGATCTCGACGGGCGGGCAGCCGGGGTTCCTGCTGTACCGGGGCGTCGGGGAGGCGCGCGAGCCGCACACGGTCCAGCTGTTCGACGGGGACGCCGGCGGGGCGATCGGGCACGTGCTCGTGTATCAGCATCCCCGGCTGTTCGCGCTGTTCGAGGAGGCTGCCGGAGTCCGCTGA
- a CDS encoding SRPBCC family protein, producing the protein MAHAEDTITIDRPATEVYAFLADGTNNPRWREGVKEISLRSGSAGERDAVYAQTLTGPGGRPIAGDYRITSAVPGQELRFAVISGPARPEGAYTLTPDGTGTRVLFVLDYTPTGLKKLMNGMIEKTMRAEVGRLPQLKAAIEGRSSLS; encoded by the coding sequence ATGGCTCACGCAGAGGACACCATCACCATCGACCGGCCCGCGACGGAGGTCTACGCGTTCCTGGCCGACGGCACGAACAACCCGCGCTGGCGGGAAGGGGTGAAGGAGATCTCGCTGCGCAGCGGCTCGGCCGGCGAACGGGACGCCGTGTACGCGCAGACACTCACCGGGCCGGGAGGGCGCCCGATCGCGGGAGACTACCGGATCACGTCCGCCGTGCCAGGGCAGGAGCTGCGCTTCGCGGTCATCTCCGGCCCGGCGCGGCCCGAGGGCGCGTACACGCTCACGCCGGACGGGACGGGCACCCGGGTGCTCTTCGTGCTCGACTACACCCCGACCGGCCTGAAGAAGCTCATGAACGGGATGATCGAGAAGACCATGCGCGCCGAAGTCGGGCGGCTCCCGCAGCTCAAAGCCGCGATCGAAGGGCGCTCGTCCCTATCCTGA
- a CDS encoding isocitrate lyase/PEP mutase family protein encodes MTFHDLEAFRALHHGDQPLLLPNAWDAGSAIAFAAAGFPAVGTTSFGVNASAGRPDAGSASREATVALVRRIATLDIHLTADVEDGYSEDPGEVAAFVAALAADGVVGVNLEDSAAGRLVDPAIPSAKIAAVKRGAPGVFVNARVDSYWFHEDDTVEAVADRARAYADAGADGIFVPGVTDPSTIERLAATIALPLNVLVVPGLGLDDLQVLGVRRVSTGSLPYRVAIDAAVDSAEAVRDGRDVPVATSYAESQQRLIAFAQRADAAPGRPSSAAR; translated from the coding sequence ATGACATTCCACGACCTCGAAGCCTTCCGCGCGCTCCACCACGGCGACCAGCCGCTCCTGCTGCCGAACGCCTGGGACGCCGGCTCCGCCATCGCGTTCGCCGCCGCGGGCTTCCCGGCCGTCGGCACCACCAGTTTCGGCGTGAACGCTTCCGCGGGACGCCCTGACGCGGGCAGCGCGAGCCGGGAGGCCACGGTCGCGCTCGTTCGTCGGATCGCGACCCTCGACATCCACCTCACGGCCGACGTCGAGGACGGCTACAGCGAGGACCCGGGGGAGGTGGCGGCCTTCGTCGCAGCGCTCGCCGCGGACGGCGTGGTCGGCGTGAACCTGGAGGACTCCGCCGCCGGCCGGCTGGTCGACCCGGCCATCCCCTCAGCCAAGATCGCGGCCGTCAAGCGGGGGGCGCCCGGCGTCTTCGTCAACGCGCGGGTCGACTCCTACTGGTTCCACGAGGACGACACCGTGGAGGCCGTCGCCGACCGCGCCCGCGCCTACGCCGACGCCGGCGCCGACGGGATCTTCGTCCCCGGCGTCACCGACCCGTCGACGATCGAACGGCTCGCCGCGACGATCGCGCTGCCGCTGAACGTTCTGGTGGTGCCTGGCCTCGGCCTCGACGACCTCCAGGTGCTCGGCGTCCGCCGGGTCAGCACAGGGTCGCTGCCGTACCGGGTGGCGATCGACGCGGCGGTGGACTCCGCCGAGGCGGTGCGCGACGGGCGCGACGTGCCGGTCGCGACCTCCTACGCGGAGTCGCAGCAGCGGCTGATCGCGTTCGCTCAGCGCGCGGACGCCGCCCCCGGCCGCCCCTCCAGCGCCGCCCGGTAA
- a CDS encoding dihydrofolate reductase family protein, which produces MGELIVVQFITLDGVVEDPDGSGGAPFGGWAMRFGPQGVAGDKFRLGTILETGTLLFGRRTWEHFSTLWPARDDDFSQSMNRASKAVVSNGPVDVARWSNTRQVPGTLEDWLDGTLPESDVVVIGSGSLLGRLAAADRVDEYRLLTFPTAVGAGRRLFPDGALLTLTSSEQVGPASLTRYRRG; this is translated from the coding sequence ATGGGCGAGCTGATCGTCGTGCAGTTCATCACGCTGGACGGTGTGGTCGAGGACCCGGACGGCTCCGGCGGCGCGCCGTTCGGCGGCTGGGCGATGCGCTTCGGGCCGCAGGGCGTCGCCGGGGACAAGTTCCGGCTCGGCACGATCCTGGAGACCGGGACGCTGCTGTTCGGCCGCCGCACTTGGGAGCACTTCAGCACGCTCTGGCCTGCGCGCGACGACGACTTCTCGCAGTCGATGAACCGCGCGAGCAAGGCGGTGGTGAGCAACGGCCCGGTGGACGTCGCGCGCTGGTCGAACACGCGCCAGGTGCCCGGCACGCTGGAGGACTGGCTGGACGGGACCCTCCCCGAGAGCGACGTGGTCGTCATCGGCAGCGGCTCACTGCTCGGGCGGCTCGCCGCCGCGGACCGGGTGGACGAGTACCGGCTGCTGACCTTCCCGACCGCGGTCGGCGCGGGGCGGCGGCTGTTCCCCGACGGGGCGCTGCTGACGCTGACGTCGTCGGAGCAGGTCGGGCCGGCCAGCCTGACGCGGTACAGGAGGGGGTGA
- a CDS encoding histidinol-phosphate transaminase — protein sequence MTAVIPVRHGILDIPRYRAGAAPAAPPGVRPHKLSSNEHFLDPLPEVLAALAGSTGVNRYPDATARPLREAVAEAFGVSADAVLPGAGSLEVLSRILQAYTGGGADGEADEVVFAWRSFEAYPIAIAAVGATPRPVALTPQGEHDLDAMRAAVGPRTRVVILCSPNNPTGPALDHAETADFVRALPADVLVVVDEAYGEFVRRPDALDTLALARRHRNVVVVRTLSKAHGLAALRVGYAIGDPDVFDPVWRVVLPFPVSASAEVAAVASLRALPRVLERAEAVVRERELLVDGLRERGIGHPDAHGNFVWLPVGDRAAELADAAGRAGLSVRAFAGDGVRVSVGERDATERTLAVLDAFSRS from the coding sequence GTGACGGCGGTGATCCCGGTGCGGCACGGCATCCTCGACATCCCGCGCTACCGGGCGGGCGCCGCGCCTGCCGCGCCGCCCGGGGTCCGGCCGCACAAGCTGTCTTCGAACGAGCACTTCCTCGACCCGCTGCCGGAGGTGCTGGCGGCGCTGGCGGGCAGCACCGGGGTGAACCGCTATCCGGACGCGACGGCCCGGCCGTTGCGAGAAGCAGTGGCCGAGGCGTTCGGCGTCTCCGCCGACGCGGTGCTCCCGGGCGCGGGCAGCCTCGAGGTCCTCAGCCGGATCCTGCAGGCGTACACCGGGGGCGGAGCCGATGGAGAGGCGGACGAGGTCGTGTTCGCCTGGCGGTCGTTCGAGGCCTACCCGATCGCGATCGCGGCCGTCGGCGCGACGCCTCGTCCGGTGGCGCTCACTCCGCAGGGCGAGCACGACCTGGACGCGATGCGCGCCGCCGTCGGCCCGCGGACGCGCGTGGTCATCCTGTGCAGCCCGAACAACCCCACCGGCCCGGCGCTGGATCACGCGGAGACGGCGGACTTCGTCCGCGCGCTGCCCGCGGACGTGCTCGTGGTGGTGGACGAGGCCTACGGCGAGTTCGTCCGCCGCCCGGACGCGCTCGACACGCTCGCCCTCGCCCGCCGGCACCGCAACGTCGTGGTGGTCCGCACGCTCTCCAAGGCGCACGGACTGGCCGCGCTCCGGGTCGGCTACGCCATCGGCGATCCGGACGTGTTCGACCCGGTCTGGCGGGTCGTGCTGCCGTTCCCGGTCTCGGCGTCCGCCGAGGTCGCCGCGGTCGCCTCGCTGCGTGCCCTGCCGCGCGTGCTCGAGCGCGCGGAGGCCGTTGTGCGCGAGCGCGAGCTGCTGGTCGACGGCCTCCGGGAGCGGGGGATCGGGCATCCGGACGCGCACGGCAACTTCGTCTGGCTGCCGGTCGGCGACCGCGCGGCGGAGCTCGCCGACGCCGCAGGCCGGGCGGGCCTGTCGGTGCGCGCGTTCGCCGGCGACGGTGTGCGCGTCAGCGTCGGAGAGCGCGACGCGACCGAGCGCACGCTCGCGGTGCTCGACGCGTTCAGCCGGTCGTGA
- a CDS encoding purine-cytosine permease family protein, translated as MTKSDEAVTPVADVAPSLVERRTIDMVPEAERHGKPTSQFTLWFGANMQITAVVTGALAVVLGAGGWTAVIGLLIGNVFGGVFMALHSAQGPRLGLPQMISSRVQFGVRGASLPLVLVILMYLGFASTGAVLAGQAVDLLLGTSTPVIGIAIFGVLTMIVAIIGYRLIHLVGRIATVAGIIGFGYLAVRLFLTEDVGHAFGAGGFGIVPFITAVTLSAGWQMTYAPYVADYSRYLPSSTPVRSTFWWTFGGSVIGTQIAMTFGVLVALVGGEAFLANQVGYLGKLAGGPVAAACIALVIIVGKLTVNCLNAYGGFMSILTTVTGFDNRRSISPRARSLTIIGFVLLSLVIATAATADFLGFFKNFVLLLLAVFIPWSVVNLVDYYLISKERVDIPALYDPRGRYGSVNTVAIVSYVVGILVQIPFLSQTLYTGPIAKAMGGADISWIVSLVITFAIYYPWARRTMRVPERMIYPAPLEAAR; from the coding sequence ATGACGAAATCCGACGAGGCGGTGACGCCGGTCGCCGACGTCGCGCCATCGCTGGTGGAGCGCCGCACGATCGACATGGTCCCGGAGGCCGAGCGGCACGGGAAGCCGACGAGCCAGTTCACCCTGTGGTTCGGCGCGAACATGCAGATCACCGCCGTGGTGACGGGTGCGCTCGCCGTCGTCCTGGGTGCCGGCGGCTGGACGGCCGTGATCGGTCTCCTGATCGGAAACGTGTTCGGCGGGGTGTTCATGGCGCTGCACTCGGCGCAGGGGCCGCGGCTCGGCCTGCCGCAGATGATCTCCAGCCGGGTGCAGTTCGGCGTGCGCGGCGCCTCGCTGCCGCTCGTGCTCGTCATCCTGATGTACCTCGGCTTCGCCTCCACCGGTGCGGTCCTCGCCGGGCAGGCGGTCGACCTGCTGCTCGGCACCTCCACTCCCGTGATCGGGATCGCGATCTTCGGCGTGCTGACGATGATCGTCGCGATCATCGGCTACCGGCTCATCCACCTGGTCGGCCGGATCGCGACCGTCGCCGGGATCATCGGCTTCGGCTACCTGGCCGTCCGGCTCTTCCTGACCGAGGACGTCGGGCACGCGTTCGGCGCAGGCGGTTTCGGCATCGTGCCGTTCATCACGGCCGTCACGCTGAGCGCCGGCTGGCAGATGACCTACGCGCCCTACGTCGCCGACTACTCGCGGTACCTCCCGAGCTCGACGCCCGTGCGCTCCACGTTCTGGTGGACCTTCGGCGGCAGCGTGATCGGCACCCAGATCGCGATGACCTTCGGGGTCCTCGTGGCGCTGGTCGGCGGGGAGGCCTTCCTCGCCAACCAGGTCGGCTACCTCGGCAAGCTCGCCGGCGGCCCGGTCGCCGCGGCCTGCATCGCCCTGGTGATCATCGTCGGCAAGCTCACCGTCAACTGCCTGAACGCGTACGGCGGGTTCATGTCGATCCTGACCACCGTGACCGGCTTCGACAACCGGCGCAGCATCTCGCCGCGCGCTCGCAGTCTGACGATCATCGGCTTCGTCCTGCTCTCGCTGGTCATCGCGACGGCGGCGACCGCCGACTTCCTCGGCTTCTTCAAGAACTTCGTGCTGCTGCTGCTCGCCGTGTTCATCCCGTGGAGCGTCGTCAACCTGGTCGACTACTACCTGATCTCCAAGGAGCGGGTGGACATCCCGGCCCTGTACGACCCGCGCGGCCGGTACGGCTCGGTTAACACCGTCGCGATCGTCAGCTACGTCGTCGGCATCCTCGTGCAGATCCCGTTCCTGTCGCAGACGCTCTACACGGGCCCGATCGCGAAGGCGATGGGCGGGGCCGACATCTCCTGGATCGTCTCCCTCGTCATCACCTTCGCGATCTACTACCCCTGGGCGCGCCGCACCATGCGGGTCCCCGAGCGGATGATCTACCCGGCGCCGCTGGAGGCCGCGCGGTGA
- a CDS encoding PrsW family glutamic-type intramembrane protease — MSVLPPPPPPGWYPDPTPAPSYRWWSGGSWTAYTWPGGAQAAGAAQGPAGAQTAGVAQPYAATSAGSPRRTKWLGRWGGWLIVAGSALIWLWLFGLSLLISAVAPHAHDGAPAVLSPYLLVTGSGTAAAAIFYTMAYKLRPEDRLSVPRLVAVALLGGTTATLLVLPVEGFIDIAAGGTALHPSLAVLATAGFVEELVKMLCAVLLCLRLPVKNARIGLFVGGAVGLGFSVVENLSYLQQSFVLGHADGAGIGLFLTTTAGREISGPFLHPVFSALLGAAVFGAARGGRFRITFGVVAAYLGVAVAHGLFDALQWAASARAFGPATGLLTLLLSLVFVLASGLTWLFVVRRVRRQRAAAAAAASALTTG; from the coding sequence ATGAGCGTCCTGCCGCCTCCCCCGCCGCCGGGCTGGTACCCCGATCCGACCCCCGCGCCGTCGTACCGGTGGTGGAGTGGCGGGTCGTGGACGGCGTACACCTGGCCGGGCGGAGCGCAGGCCGCCGGTGCGGCGCAGGGGCCGGCCGGGGCGCAGACCGCGGGCGTCGCGCAGCCGTACGCTGCGACCTCCGCGGGCTCGCCGCGGCGCACCAAGTGGCTGGGCCGCTGGGGCGGCTGGCTGATCGTCGCGGGCAGCGCGCTGATCTGGCTGTGGCTGTTCGGCCTCAGCCTCCTGATCTCGGCCGTGGCGCCGCACGCGCACGACGGCGCGCCTGCCGTGCTCTCGCCGTACCTGCTGGTGACCGGGAGCGGCACCGCGGCCGCTGCGATCTTCTACACGATGGCGTACAAGCTGCGGCCGGAGGACCGGCTCAGCGTCCCGCGACTGGTCGCGGTCGCGCTGCTCGGCGGCACGACGGCGACGCTCCTCGTGCTGCCCGTCGAAGGCTTCATCGACATCGCCGCGGGTGGGACGGCGCTGCATCCCAGCCTCGCCGTGCTCGCCACCGCCGGGTTCGTGGAGGAGCTCGTCAAGATGCTCTGCGCAGTGCTGCTCTGCCTGCGCCTGCCCGTCAAGAACGCCCGCATCGGCCTGTTCGTGGGAGGAGCGGTCGGGCTCGGCTTCAGCGTCGTGGAGAACCTGAGCTATCTGCAGCAGTCGTTCGTGCTCGGGCACGCGGACGGCGCCGGGATCGGGCTCTTCCTCACCACGACCGCGGGCCGCGAGATCAGCGGGCCGTTCCTGCACCCGGTCTTCTCCGCCCTGCTCGGGGCGGCCGTGTTCGGCGCCGCCCGGGGCGGGCGGTTCCGGATCACCTTCGGCGTCGTCGCCGCCTACCTGGGCGTGGCCGTCGCCCACGGCCTCTTCGATGCGCTGCAGTGGGCGGCGAGCGCACGCGCGTTCGGGCCGGCGACCGGCCTCCTCACCCTGCTCCTGTCGCTCGTGTTCGTGCTGGCGAGCGGGCTCACCTGGCTGTTCGTCGTTCGGCGCGTCCGGAGGCAGCGGGCCGCGGCTGCGGCCGCGGCCTCCGCGCTCACGACCGGCTGA
- a CDS encoding ABC transporter ATP-binding protein, translating into MVADRLGHSFGASRLFRELSFTLIPGEIIGVCGPSGSGKSTLLSILAGWLAPAEGSISFDRISRRGWVFQNPHGVPRRTALDHVVFPLLAKGFTRRLAEPRAREALGRFALDHVAERKFHQLSGGEAQRLMLARAYCTAPDLLLVDEPTAQLDRATASTVNATLSGIADDGVIVVIATHDADTRRACTRVLDLAHDDFVHPEVVATDDH; encoded by the coding sequence GTGGTCGCCGACCGGCTCGGTCATTCGTTCGGCGCGTCCCGCTTGTTCCGAGAGCTGTCGTTCACGCTGATCCCGGGCGAGATCATCGGCGTCTGCGGGCCGTCAGGATCCGGGAAGTCGACTCTGCTGTCGATTCTGGCTGGCTGGCTGGCTCCCGCTGAGGGCAGCATCTCCTTCGATCGCATCAGCCGAAGAGGGTGGGTGTTCCAGAACCCGCACGGAGTGCCCAGAAGGACCGCTCTGGATCACGTCGTCTTCCCGCTGCTGGCGAAAGGCTTCACACGCCGGCTCGCCGAGCCCCGAGCACGGGAAGCACTCGGACGCTTTGCTCTGGATCACGTGGCCGAGAGGAAGTTTCACCAACTGTCCGGCGGCGAAGCCCAACGGCTCATGCTCGCCCGCGCCTACTGCACAGCACCCGACCTTCTGCTGGTCGACGAGCCCACCGCGCAACTCGACCGAGCTACCGCGTCGACCGTGAACGCGACGCTGTCGGGGATCGCCGACGATGGTGTGATCGTCGTCATCGCAACGCACGACGCCGACACCAGGCGGGCGTGCACCCGCGTCCTCGACCTGGCTCACGACGACTTCGTGCACCCGGAAGTCGTAGCGACGGACGACCATTGA
- a CDS encoding peptidoglycan-binding domain-containing protein — protein sequence MVAAVSAGVLVALLLRPDTTPSEFKQARALQSVPVSTGTFADPRTVAVAFMTTQERTVQLGGSGTLTFSTCVPGGALASGSVAARVDERPILALSTSVPLFRDLTAGDEGTDVDALRHELARLGFEVDPTGPYSRAVEKAVTSLQKRVGFTDPDGSLSRSEIAWLPETSVIANSCDGVVGDTIDPTESFATIAGGLSNVRVGQDASSMKQMPGARQLTLFGAAGPIDSEGAVSDPDFLQAVAESSEYKMSLAKSSQEHIQTGTSELVTPVNVYRVSPSAIFGVDGQNGCVQSGDDAIPVSIVGSALGVTSFTSERRLTSAKIGTAITTERCR from the coding sequence GTGGTCGCCGCCGTGTCCGCCGGAGTCTTGGTAGCCCTACTTCTGCGACCTGACACGACGCCGTCCGAGTTCAAGCAGGCTCGGGCTCTTCAATCCGTGCCCGTGTCCACCGGGACGTTCGCGGACCCCCGCACCGTCGCTGTCGCGTTCATGACGACACAGGAGAGGACTGTGCAACTCGGCGGGTCGGGGACCTTGACCTTCTCGACGTGCGTCCCCGGCGGGGCGCTCGCGTCCGGAAGCGTCGCCGCCCGAGTCGACGAACGACCGATCCTCGCCCTCTCGACGTCGGTGCCGCTGTTCCGCGACCTTACCGCCGGCGATGAAGGCACCGACGTCGACGCGCTCCGCCACGAGCTGGCTCGCCTGGGATTCGAGGTGGACCCGACGGGGCCCTATTCGAGAGCCGTCGAAAAGGCGGTGACCTCGCTCCAGAAACGCGTCGGCTTCACCGATCCCGACGGCTCGCTGAGTCGTTCGGAGATCGCCTGGCTTCCGGAGACCTCCGTGATCGCGAACTCCTGCGACGGCGTAGTGGGCGACACGATCGACCCCACCGAGTCGTTCGCCACGATCGCCGGGGGCCTCTCGAACGTCCGGGTCGGACAGGACGCCTCGTCGATGAAACAGATGCCGGGCGCGCGACAGCTCACCTTGTTCGGCGCCGCCGGGCCGATCGACTCCGAAGGTGCCGTGAGCGACCCCGACTTCCTGCAGGCGGTTGCCGAGTCCAGCGAATACAAGATGAGCCTCGCCAAGTCCAGCCAGGAGCACATCCAAACCGGGACCAGCGAGCTCGTGACGCCGGTGAATGTCTACCGGGTGTCGCCATCCGCGATCTTCGGCGTCGACGGCCAGAACGGCTGCGTTCAATCCGGCGATGACGCGATCCCCGTCTCGATCGTCGGGTCCGCGCTGGGCGTGACCAGCTTCACGAGCGAGCGGCGCCTGACCTCAGCGAAGATCGGGACGGCGATCACGACCGAGAGGTGCCGCTGA